CTCCCGCACCACGACGAACTTCTTCGACGAACCATCGGCGAACACGACGCTGAGCTGATCGCCGACCTTGACCTTCTCGAGGTTGGCGAACACGTCGGGGCCGTCATAGGTGACGTGCCCGGCGATGACCGAGATGCCGTTCTGGCCCGGGCTGACGGTGGCGTTGTACCACTGCGTCACGCCGGGGGGCGGCGAGATCTCGCCGTCGTCCGTGAGACCCATGCCCGTGAGCTTGCGGTCGAAATCAATCGACGGGATCGTCAGCTTCACCGGCACGCTGCCGCCGCCCTTCGACGCCTTCGCGGTCGGCGCCACGGACGTCGTGGGCACTGAAGCCGTATGGTCCGACGACGAGCCGCCCGATGAGCACGCCGTGGCGCCGAACAGCGCGGCGCCGACTACCGTCAGAAATCCTCGACGATCCATGGGCGTCCCTTCGTCCGTCACATGCCCGCTCGCGCTCAGGCCTGTCCGAGCTGGGTCAGGATGATCGTACGGGCCTTGGCCGCGTCGGCCTGGCCCTTCATC
This region of Dermacoccus nishinomiyaensis genomic DNA includes:
- a CDS encoding class F sortase — protein: MPTTSVAPTAKASKGGGSVPVKLTIPSIDFDRKLTGMGLTDDGEISPPPGVTQWYNATVSPGQNGISVIAGHVTYDGPDVFANLEKVKVGDQLSVVFADGSSKKFVVVREKSVDKQALRTDQSVWGSSSTPSLVLITCDAESKLVGQHHLNNFVVWTKPVSG